A window of the Branchiibius hedensis genome harbors these coding sequences:
- a CDS encoding regulatory protein RecX, with protein sequence MGDPGSAGRRSRSATPERAADREPDPYDVARTIVLRQLTMAPRSRKQLEDKLRAKGCADEVAETVLDRMSEVGLIDDQAFAGMVVRSQQATRGLGRRGIAQELRRKGVDDELIREQLDGIDDEAERDRAMELARKKMRTLQGLEYVVQQRRLAGMLARKGYSPSLVMSVVREVLQEDQVQTDD encoded by the coding sequence ATGGGCGACCCCGGATCTGCGGGGCGCAGGTCCCGGTCGGCGACACCCGAGCGTGCTGCCGACCGGGAGCCCGACCCGTACGACGTGGCCAGGACCATCGTGTTGCGTCAGTTGACGATGGCGCCCCGCAGCCGCAAGCAGCTCGAGGACAAGCTGCGCGCCAAGGGTTGCGCGGACGAGGTTGCCGAGACGGTGTTGGACCGGATGAGCGAGGTGGGTCTCATCGACGACCAGGCCTTCGCCGGGATGGTCGTCCGTTCCCAGCAGGCGACCCGGGGCCTCGGCCGACGGGGCATCGCCCAGGAGTTGCGCCGCAAGGGCGTCGACGATGAGCTGATCCGGGAGCAGTTGGACGGCATCGACGACGAGGCCGAGCGTGACCGGGCGATGGAACTCGCTCGCAAGAAGATGCGCACCCTGCAGGGTCTAGAGTACGTCGTTCAACAGCGCCGACTGGCGGGCATGCTTGCCCGCAAAGGCTATTCACCGTCGCTGGTGATGTCGGTGGTCCGCGAGGTGTTGCAGGAGGATCAGGTGCAGACCGATGACTGA
- a CDS encoding diacylglycerol/lipid kinase family protein, giving the protein MLRLHVICNPAARGVDDALVQRVATTLRSDGHVVRVSRCRAVAAAEDLIADTAARQERAVLVGGDGFLHTMVGPLIRHSVDFALLPAGRGNDFARELAIPTPLQAAIHLASTGAVRPVDALGVQAGAGEYFAATSVYAGIDSQVSQVVNGYRRVPAAVHYPLAAVTSILTFPPRDYRVEVDGVVHEYAGVSAIVANGGFYGNGMHIAPDAVPDDGWLDVVLLGAPNRARFLRLLPTVYRGTHVSQPEVTVLRGRRVRIDSNGVSAYGDGEFIAELPVTVEILPGALRVVR; this is encoded by the coding sequence ATGCTCCGGTTGCACGTCATCTGCAACCCGGCGGCGCGAGGTGTCGACGATGCCCTCGTCCAGCGGGTGGCAACGACGCTGCGCTCCGACGGACACGTCGTACGCGTGTCACGCTGTCGTGCGGTGGCTGCTGCCGAGGATCTCATCGCCGACACCGCCGCTCGCCAGGAGCGGGCCGTCCTGGTCGGCGGCGACGGCTTCCTGCACACCATGGTCGGGCCACTGATCAGGCATTCGGTCGACTTTGCCCTCCTCCCCGCGGGCCGGGGCAACGACTTCGCCCGGGAACTGGCGATACCCACCCCGCTGCAGGCAGCGATCCACCTGGCCTCGACCGGTGCGGTCCGGCCGGTCGACGCCTTAGGAGTGCAGGCGGGCGCCGGGGAGTACTTCGCGGCGACGAGCGTCTACGCCGGAATCGACTCCCAGGTCTCGCAGGTGGTGAACGGGTACCGCCGCGTGCCCGCCGCGGTCCACTATCCGCTGGCCGCCGTCACATCGATCCTGACCTTCCCGCCACGCGACTACCGGGTCGAGGTCGACGGGGTCGTGCACGAGTACGCCGGGGTGTCGGCCATCGTCGCCAACGGTGGCTTCTACGGCAACGGGATGCACATCGCACCCGACGCCGTCCCCGACGACGGCTGGCTGGATGTGGTTCTCCTGGGCGCACCCAACCGAGCGAGGTTTTTGCGCCTGCTGCCAACCGTCTATCGGGGCACCCACGTCAGCCAGCCGGAGGTCACCGTCCTGCGCGGCCGACGGGTGCGGATCGACAGCAACGGCGTCAGCGCGTACGGCGATGGCGAGTTCATCGCGGAACTGCCGGTCACCGTCGAGATCCTCCCCGGTGCGCTACGTGTCGTCCGTTGA
- a CDS encoding DUF3046 domain-containing protein encodes MRTSEFWRLMNDEFGDTYARTLASGHHLHALGDRTVMTALDDGVRPKDVWSALCDDLEIPPERRFGRDLPLRERDV; translated from the coding sequence GTGCGTACCAGCGAGTTCTGGCGATTGATGAACGACGAGTTCGGCGACACCTACGCCCGGACCCTTGCGTCCGGGCACCACCTGCACGCGCTGGGCGACCGCACCGTGATGACTGCCCTGGACGACGGCGTCCGCCCCAAGGATGTGTGGTCGGCGCTGTGTGACGACCTGGAGATCCCGCCGGAGCGCCGATTCGGGCGCGACCTTCCCCTTCGTGAAAGAGACGTCTAG
- a CDS encoding transglutaminase-like domain-containing protein yields the protein MQRTVTADLSLQATAPARLVLAVAVARCPGLEINEHLQISAGDQTLQAQEVATAHHGVRHVVDLPAGDVTIHYDATVEGVEEYDDEGVAEQLNHLVPSRYAESDALFGTAAELFDGRSGSDLVIGVADWVRGRTAYISGSSRPTDGAINTFLQRTGVCRDFAHLTVAALRSRDVPARLVAVYAPGLSPMDFHAVAEAYVDEQWWCLDATGLAPRQSLLRIATGRDAADTSFMSVYGGQVTLGGIEVTATMQPALPLDNHTGMVQLGR from the coding sequence ATGCAACGCACTGTCACTGCTGACCTGTCCCTGCAGGCCACGGCCCCCGCCCGTCTCGTGCTGGCGGTCGCCGTAGCCCGATGCCCCGGGCTGGAGATCAACGAGCACCTGCAGATCTCGGCGGGCGACCAGACGCTGCAGGCGCAGGAGGTCGCCACGGCTCACCACGGCGTACGTCACGTGGTCGACCTGCCCGCGGGCGACGTCACGATCCACTACGACGCAACGGTCGAGGGCGTCGAGGAGTACGACGACGAGGGGGTCGCCGAGCAGCTGAACCATCTGGTGCCTTCCCGGTACGCCGAGTCCGACGCGCTGTTCGGCACCGCCGCCGAGTTGTTCGACGGACGCAGCGGGTCCGACCTGGTCATCGGGGTGGCCGACTGGGTGCGGGGACGTACGGCGTACATCAGCGGGTCGTCGCGGCCCACCGACGGCGCGATCAACACCTTCCTGCAGCGCACCGGCGTCTGCCGCGACTTCGCTCACCTGACCGTTGCTGCGCTGCGCTCCCGCGATGTGCCGGCCCGCCTGGTGGCGGTATACGCCCCCGGCCTGTCGCCGATGGACTTCCACGCGGTGGCCGAGGCGTACGTCGACGAGCAGTGGTGGTGCCTGGACGCTACCGGTCTGGCGCCCCGGCAATCGCTGTTGCGTATCGCCACCGGACGGGACGCGGCGGACACGTCGTTCATGTCGGTGTACGGCGGGCAAGTCACCCTCGGCGGTATCGAGGTGACCGCGACGATGCAGCCCGCGCTGCCGCTGGACAACCACACCGGGATGGTCCAACTCGGTCGCTGA
- a CDS encoding SelT/SelW/SelH family protein — translation MTEIRIEYCTQCNWLLRATWLAGEVLSSFGTDLTSVTLVPGVGGVFIVTVDDQVIWDRRADGGFPDAAELKRRVRDVAWPERSLGHADRHRPDATPAESSTDDT, via the coding sequence ATGACTGAGATCCGGATCGAGTACTGCACCCAGTGCAACTGGTTGTTACGCGCCACCTGGTTGGCCGGTGAAGTGTTGTCCAGCTTCGGCACCGATCTGACCTCGGTAACGCTGGTTCCGGGCGTCGGCGGAGTCTTCATCGTCACCGTCGATGACCAGGTGATCTGGGATCGTCGCGCGGACGGCGGCTTCCCGGACGCGGCCGAACTCAAACGGCGGGTCCGCGATGTTGCCTGGCCGGAGCGATCGCTCGGTCATGCCGACCGGCACCGGCCCGATGCGACGCCTGCAGAGTCGTCAACGGACGACACGTAG